A window of Cydia fagiglandana chromosome Z, ilCydFagi1.1, whole genome shotgun sequence genomic DNA:
gagtaaaaTCTATGTTATAACTATTAGCTCGTGTAACAGGCTACACCcggtacatatatattataatcatacgtcggactccagcgggcattctcgtggcatgtcagaatgataggtaaggttcgcaaatcaattaattcactttcgagtatttgtacttagtatttggtacctagtatttataatgtgaaatttcaaatatcatagcaactaactgcgttagagtctgtgcggaaagagaagagtcgtgggatttgagggcgcgccagtgctattttatggtttttgctatgctgacaacactggtcacgtgattatagtacgacactaaaggtcatgatacttgaatcccttttgttccggttttttaccacggcttacgaaacggagcctggtggtggtgtcggctcgtcaactcaatcctctgatttagcgcaggcactagttttctttttaaaatacacTTGTTTTtgtatctcagatactaaaaagtgactgcgattgacaaaactgctaaaactatttaagaatctgcccaatacaactgtaattttagtaccaaacaaaatacgagtctcatttatgtactgcctaatctgtgcagtccaacagttattaaaaccgggtagatcgggtagaaattaggcaatagaactgtaattttatctggaatatatttcacccattgtaaacttgacttgtaatgtatgtgtacattattaataataaatatgaatatgaataaaaatagcccaagccctctcgcgcatgagaggaggcctgtgctcagcaatgggacgtatataggctgaaatgaatgaatgaattaatgaataaaaatagtgcataagtaggtaggccttattggggatatgtccggttctctcatctcacgatattttacttcgccgaaaagtcactgcaaaatatgaaatataatttcgtaactaacagaacctacaaataaagaaatattttattagaaaaagttttattctttgtaatcgaagtctgaattaaaatattcaatgtcacttatgtttgagctagcttcaaaataaccagggacactcatagaactatcttcatctgaactggatgtgcttgaatccggcacgtagattacgaattcttgtatatcacctacttagcggtcttttattcgagataccgtaggtacttttacacaatcctgaaaaagaaattacatataaatatgcataaaatggcaagtatcaagactatttgtcagttattttaaagatcatgaatgacctgcatatttatgaaaataaatatattttgaatgaatatacttaccgattatgtaccggagacaagttacttagggggcttattaaaggggggtaattatttaatattaaatacaacatcaatacccgctaatagcggaaacacgttccgcgagtttttgtaagtcgatagtcggcttttagccgttttcttcccgctgacaaaaccgaacaatgttaaatataattttccttgtggttttatatacggctttatcgtgttttgaaaatatttatacataaaacttgcggtttttgtatggtttttgttaataaaaatatacattgacagaagtttgtttactttttacaagacaggtgtcaaaggtttgattgccatataaaatttaaaatgttagttcccgtttctgccacgactcttctctttccgcacagactctatttataaacgtacttggactacacataagtcaaattggcgaaaaagttcgtttggcGTTATCCGTCACTTAGACAATTGCGttcaaagagtatttacacattaaagatgaataaatgataacgggtaactaatttaattaactatgttacaaatactgggtacattataatactcgtaagctaagatttttttgtaaaccttaccttgccctcaaactgccccctatagtccgacgtttgattataatatacagtgaaacctggttaattggcacctggataaatggaaaacctcaataattgcaaccaaaagtccggtcccggtcccttgagaccaaaaggcctctataattgaaattttggaacctctataattgaaatttagattttagtgcttttcgtaattttgcctctataattgaccacatcgcaacttaagacctctataattgacactgtgctaaaaaaatccgttatttttgctcttgtttttacctctattattgaaacgagtcttgcttattacctctgtaattgaaataatgtagttgtaattgttgtatacagcagaaacaattttttaatagcaatgatcattttatttatatctccatccagactttaatttatttgttgggtatctatcacagcctgtagtaagTGAAAccgttttgatcaataaaaaacaaattatgctttttacattctaataaaactttcttctacaattcaagggaattttttaaacccaaatgataagaaaataaagtggtaattaatgtagtgtaaaagtgcatgTACCTATAGACGGAAGCTATATATAgaatgtaagcgtgtaaatctacttaaaatggttatttgcacctccataaaagaaatttgtcagaacgcaacctctattaatgaaaacctctataattgacacaacgattttttgaacctcgttaattgacacgacctgcttaaatgaaaaacctggttaattgacaaaaattggccggtcccttgagatagcaattatccaggttccactgtaatgCATAAGTTGAGGGAGATTATGTCTTATCTGTCTGTACTTCTTGTCGTTCTCGTCATAGGCGGACTGCAACATTTGCAAGGCGGAAGCGGTTCCGCTGACGGGCTTGGCGGTTGGAGCAACAGTCACTTTATGTTCCATCCTTTTCTTGGATTGTTCCTGTCGTTTTTTTTCTTCAGCAATTCCGACctgcaaataaaattaaatatggagCAATCTAAGATAAGGAGTGTTCACTGGTTGACTaaattacatacataatttttacataatattgtgtattctaaataagaaaaaatataatttaaattactagaCACTTCATACAATAACATACGGCAGGTACTTTtctttataaaatttgattaaaaaatatatgtgtcTGTGTAGTGTGTACATCAAATCATACAAAAAAGTACTGTTGGACTGCatggtatttatatatatatgtattactaagtATAAGCAATGAGAGTAGCATGAAGTAATTATGATAAGTATTAGTACTGACGACGGCGTCGACGAGCTGCGCGAGCTCCTCGGAAGAGACATCCGTCTTGCCCTGCGCCACGAGCGCGGCCGCCATCTGCTGCGCGATCTGCGCGCGGTCCACGGACCCCACGCCCGCCACCGCCACCCCCGCACCGCCCgcacccgccgccgccgcgttaCCTGCCTGGCCTGCGCTTGAGCCGCTCTTTAAACCCTGAATATCACAAGTACGtatattcattagtttcattaCATAACTACCATTAAAACAATGCACTGATAGTAGCACTAAAAATGAATCCCTATTTCTCTTGGTCACGGCGTCAAACACAATGGACCACCACTGTGTTTGAAGTTATTatatgtagttcgttttttaccattagaaaaagactacgcaatcttgaagtgtcttttaattggaatacgcttttagggttccgtagccaaatggtaaaaaacggaacccttatggattcgtcatgtctgtccgtgtatgtcacagccactttttttaataaattctaattgttacatattttgggtgacttatttttcaaaagtacaACCAAAGTAAACGTCATGATTGttcaccttttttctaatgccaaaaaaaaacgaattatttaAGGGTTTAAAAAGTTTACGAATCATTCAGCAATACTTTGGAACTCTACTTGAACCCGGTTTGAATATGAAGTTTTAGGAAACCGCGATGCAAGTGAAACTTTTAATCGGATTGTTGTacgtttttaaatttaattaaaaattttcgtaaAATTTAGGGTATGAATGTGTACCTAACGTGGTTGGTTGGTTTTACCTTAGAGAATATCTAAACTTCCTGGCATTGACTTGAGCACTATTAAAATTGCAAGCCTCCAGATGTTTGAATGTTGGGAGGATAATTTCCGTGGGGCTCGTGTAGTAGGTATACCTTGTTGTGGGTGGGGGCGCGCGTGTCGGCCACGTGCAgcgtggcggcggcgcgcacgatGGCGGCGCGCACGGCGcccacggcggcggcggccacGAGCCCCGCCTGCACGGCGCCCTTCAGCTTCTCCTTGGCCGTCTCGATCAGCACCACCGCCGACTCTCGCTCCAAGAGCTCCTCCGAGGAGTTCGCTTTTTCCTGTTCCGGAATAAGGTCACAAGTTCATAAATGTTTTATCAAGAATCACCAAACTATAGAAACAATATCGGAAATTTTATTTCTAACACCCCGACCACTATTAGCAAACCTCGCTTCGAAAATACCGTGTACTTATCTTTTCTTGTAAGCGTGACATCTGAGGTTTGCTCTCAAGTTGATGTGTATGAAATCTTTAAGTCTGCAGTTAATTTTCGAACCGCATGGTGCTTTTTCCGGCGGATACGTTTTCCCACGATTTCCACGACCGTATCCGTTCTTGCCGAACGCAAGCGACCAGATCTCTTCCGGTCTTCTAACGAAGAAAGAGGTCTCTTAGTATGTATCTTCTAGGTGTAGTATAAACTAGGTTACTCTCAATTCCAAAAGGTTTCAACGCCACAAAAATTGCCCTCTGCGATAGCCCTTAAGAAATTTTGAGATGATTAGTTCCCGGAACTGTTTCATCGTGAACTAGATGCCAACAACGTTCGctaaatattattaacataTTGTAATTTATGCGTGACAATATACACTTCAAATTGTAATGACAAAACTGTCCGAAATTTGTGTATGTTTTTattcatcacacttgcttgAAAAAGATCATACTTCATGCAGATGTATTGGGGGGTATGGCCTATATTGTTCCCGGGGTAGTtataaattgtgaaaaaaagctTTAACTCCCTAGAGAGTTATAGCTTTCCTTTACAAACTCTCGGGTTTTTAatcccggtcatttataaggcgtgcgaggggatatagatccaacacgtagaggccccttggagagctttaatgtcatgtagaaatTGTAGaccgcctgctggaacccgttcacaggcgcaacaatagacacccatgaaccggtcacagcaggcattgggactattgtagaaaaagtgaacagtataccggtctataatttgaagtttgggtggacaatgagactgggctattgtagagagGTCGGACACCTACCATAACAATGTtctacacgttatcgaggcaggcggtgacttggcgctgactagatgggcccctgaaactgccgtcgcgaagacgaccagaagcaacatcggtgtgagcggctcaggggtgtcgagaggtgtgcgccgctttctacccagtggctgttaccagccagcGTCTTATGCAGCTTTCCTTATTATTATGTCACTAATTAGGATAATAACCAAATAGGTTATAATTAAAATAGTAAAGCCTGTGCCTTCGATGCCTAGCCTGTCAAGAAATGAAAATATAGTGGACGAATGTTTGACATGTCGCCGTATTTAACTCTTCTTTGTATGGTGACAGAAATTTCCATCATAACATTCTCTTCCTCCAGCCGGCGGCTGTCAGAATTATACACCTCGTTTATAAAATCTCGCTTACCTTctcgttgcacaatgtactcaACTGTCAAATCGGtgctagaaaaatgtattcgaattTCTTGGTCATGGTGTATATAGGCAATGCCATTTTATACCTTTTCCATGCGGATAGCCTCGGTGAGCAAGTCTACTATTTTCGGTCCAAGACTGCCGAGGTAGTCCTCGAGCGCGACGAGCAGCCGCAGCGTGACGACCACGTTCTCGGGCGGGCCCAGGTcctgcggcgcggcggcgggcgccaGCGGCCCGCGGAACTCGCGCCGCGACCGCGACCCGCGCGACGCCACGCTGCCCGCGCGTGTGCCCGGAGACCGCGCCTCCGGCACTGACCCTATTGAGTCCATGTCGTCCGAATTCCACGGTGATATGTTGTCATCGCTAAAATGAAACAAATCAGTAGGTACATTGACCTCTTTATACTTAAACAAGTATTAAAAGTATTGTGCCATGCAGAAGATCGAATGAAACTTGGCATGCATGTGGCttatgtataagtaggtaggtacaaaaatGTAATATTAGAAACCACTAATCAGTGTTGGCAGCTttgttgtaaattgtaacttgaaACTTGCTTTGTAGGTACATAGGATGACGACTGAACGTGGTATtcgatattataatatgtagataattattattattatacttatcaCTATCATTTAAATTTACTCATCACAAACAAATTGATctttaaaaaaagaactataatTCTAATGACTGCTTATTATTTAAACAGGACCGCAATTCCATTTCGTTAGGATACAGAAAAAAGTTACATCTTAAGTTCGTCATCGGAGATGGTGACGGTCTGCATGCTGGGCGCGGCGTGGTGGGGGTGCGggtgcgcgggcggcgcggggctGCGGTTGCGCAGCTCGGCCTCGCGCCGCGACAGCGGGCTGCGGCTGCGACGCACTGACTCCAGTGTGAAGTTGGTACGCACAGGGCTGCGCGCTCTACGCATTACACacaacatttaattacttaacaaacatttttaattgaaatataatacgaCGCGGTAGCAGAATTTCGAACAGCATTTGTTTTGTACATATAGGACGCTTTACGTTCGGTGAAACCGTGGTTTAGACTCAACCTTAGGGTATAGGTGATAGTGTGAGTATTCTGACCTGCGGTGAAGGCGCGGGTCTGGGGACACACGGCGGGCGGGCGACTTGCGGCGCGGCTCGAAGTGAGGGTCCCGGCGGCGCGAGTCGGGCGAGCGGGCGCGGTCGCGGTCGCGCGGATCCGGCGAACGCCGCTTGGGCGGCGAGCGGCGCCTGGCCTCCGGAGACCTACGCCGCTCCATCGACTTCGCCTTCAGCTCGGGTGATCGCGGTCTCATGTCGGGAGGTGAGATACAAAGTTTTCGGTAGATTTCGTTCACTACCACCTTCAATTCGGCGTCGTGCAATTCTTTCATGCGTGCCGTCCAGAACACTATCCATTCTGGCTTAAAATCGTGTTTAGACGGATCCTTGCCCTCTGTAAACAATCACAAAAACGTATTTAACAAACAAAATCTGAGAAAGTTGAGCGTAGTACAgccagcagaagttgctattaAGTGGGCGCGGCGTTCGAAATGTCAatacatgtatgtatttataagaGCATAATAAGTTCGTGTATAGATCTAAATGATCTGACCTTAGCtgcttctgctgctgactgtataataAGATACGGCGAGTACACGTGGCGATACTGACCAGCTTGTATTTCTTTATACCGCCTGTTCCAGAATTTCTTCCACTCCTCGGGGTAGAGTGGATGCTTCTCCGGGTTCTTCTCGTGGTAGGCGAGGGTTTTCTGGGCCGACTCCTCAGCGATCATGCGCTTATCCTCAGCGAGCTTTAGCTTGTATGCGTAGTTCGGTGCTCTTTGCTGCTTAACAAACCAGAGGGTATATAAACAATATGTAGTTTTATGGCTTTAATATGATTAACATATAATTAACTATAATAAGCTAATTCCTAAACACAAAAGTAATATGTTTTAAAGGTCCTAGAGccagaccaagataactctgcagctGAATATTTATAGCATATACGAGCAAgtattatttaaacgtcatactttcATAGAAAAGCGACGTTCAAAATCACACTTGCATCTCTACGCTATAACAATCGCTGCACTCGCTGCAGAGTTATCCTGGTCTGACTATAACAAGCCGTAAACACATACATTATTACTAACATACCACACTAGTTTCCACTACATTAAATTTCAATAAGACTGAATATAGATTTTctagaaattttaaaataataattttcaatAGGTGGGTACTCTAGGTATACGTAGGTGCCGCTGGCGTACTTACCTTGTCGCTCGGACGAGGCTTCTCCGCGGGGGGGTTCCGGATGGCGAAGCGCGAGCGGTAGGGGCTGGTCCGCCGCTTGTCTGGGTAAGGCTCGTAACGCGCCCGTTGGTGTTCATATTTTCCCCTAATATTTACAATCATGTATTGAATAATTATTATCTTTAGGGCCGACCGGCGACGATCGGCAAGTCACAACGGGCAAGTGTACGTTGGTCTGCTGGTTGTATCTAGTCGTGTACACTTCAAATATAACATATACCTAAAcaggaaatatttacataaggtGATGGTACAACGTCATCATGAGCCACTAGAAACCCGATGTTAGGAGGGCAGAGACACTACTCAACATTACATTAACATTATTACCAGAAATGCAATACAACATTATAGAGAGTAGTGGTCTGTGTTGAATACTGGTTAGTAATGATGCACAGATTGAAGGGCTTGAGTACTATGTTATCATTAGTAATGTGACCTGGGCGGGTCGCGGTCGCGGTCGTGCGGATGGTCGGGGCGGGCGCGCGGATGCTCGGGCCGCCGCCGCGGCTCCTGCTCGTCGCTGATGTCCGACAGGGACTCCAACGACGCGCCGCGCCGCTCCTGCCGCCGGCCCGATCGCTGacaattacatattataattcaatctctaaaacatgataaaatatgagtaaataggtatgtaaagtATCAAAACTAGGCTGATAATTAAATCAAAAGGTgctttaaattaaatactaatATATACATAGTACGTTACTAACCGAGAATGCGTTGAAATGAGGTTTAGACGGTGCAGCCACGTGAGGCGGGGATGGATCTCTCTCTCTGCTCCTGCAGTTATAACAATATACATATACCGGTAGTTACGTGTTATCCTACTATGCATGCCCCTaacaattaatataaattcaaaACCTGTttatctgttacctcttcacgcttaaactgctgaaccagtTTAGGTAATCACCATACCAAATTGAACCCCGGGAAAGGACATGCGATAGGTTCTACATATTACGGATATCATCATTTAAGGTTAAAACGGGAGGGGAATTGTACTATAGAAGTGGGGCATGGAAGTACTAATTCTAAGGAAACGAAGTTGGGGGCAGAAGCTAGTAATAAGGTCCAAATTGTTAATTATGGGTGTGTTGTCTATTGCCTGCGACATATACCAATATGTCAAGTAGGTATATTCactataaaacaaaatttgGAATTCTTGTAATTTACAAAACTTTCAGATAAACGACGACTTTCGATTGCGAGCAAACATACTGACAAGAATCGCCTGCAAGTCATCAACACAAGGAGATTTTATAGAACGGGAGCTGTTAcggtcaataaataaaatttactttatttctattattgttatgtttaattCAGAGTAATATGGAAAATGTGTCGAGCGAGATGCAATTTACACACTTTTTTTCAAGACTTAAACAATCCAGTACTAACCTCACTGCCAGTTTTGAATCGTTATCTGAAACAATAGTATTTGGTTAAAATAGTGTCTGACCGAACTGAAGAGATGGTAttgacttgttaaaatcgttgaaacaAATTTCACTGGCCTTTCTTTTAAgacattataaaacaaagtcccccgccccGTCTTTTCGTCtctatgttcgcgataaactcaaaaactgctgaacggattatgcgatgcgattttcacctatcaaaagagtgattcttgaggaaggtttaggtgtataatttgttaaggttttgtgtaaattGGTTGAAATATTCGTCATATTCGCTAATGATGTCGGACTAAAGTACGCTGTATAGGAGCTTCAATTGCCGGGTTCAGTTTGCTTTTGCTGCCGCACCAAAAGTGACTCGATTCGTATACGTTTTACTacacgtgcgaagccggggtgggTCGCTAATACTATACTAAGCGTTGTTTTTTCccagagttcctatggtcaccacctgtttccatcatcagatcagctcgatggtaccataatatgaCATTACCATCCAGCctacatatgtattaaaattttcagcttcattggaaACCATAAAGTGGTTCAAGTAATTATTCGCACTCACCTGATTTCAGTAAAGTATTGATTAGACCGATGTCGACCACTTCTTCGAAGGTAGGGCCGTTGGTTTCGGAGTAATGGAAGCCTTTGAATATCCATTGGTGAATACTCTCCCTGTTCAAATAGGAATTTACAATGTTATAATTACAGCAGTTTAAAAACGAAGGCATGCAACGAGACCACAAGAAAAGAATCTCGACATCGCGACGATATTCATTATTGACAATAATGGACATTGTATTCGAGTTACAGGATGCAGTTACATACTTATAATTATACGCACGATTAAGATGTTCTTTGTCACCTGCATTACAGCAGTATTCGAATCTTACAAATGCACCGTAAAATCATCGGCACCTGAAAGTCGAGTTTTACCTAGGGCTGTCATTTAGTTCGCTGACGAAAACCCCCGACGTCTCATTGAAAGACACCATAcgagtatacatttttttaatgcctTCAGGTATACCCCTGACACAAAAGAACGCTTTTAATTACCCTGTCCCGTCCGGGCGCTCCGTGGACAGGCTCTGGATTAGTATAATAAAACCCGTTCGGATGGAAATTCTTCTCGTCTCAGTGTGTCGTTTTTATCGTCGGTGTGAGACAGCCGATATTTGGAACCAACTTCCAAAAAGGAGGAGGATTACGAAAAAACCCTTGTCTATGGAATTTTGCGTTTCTGTTACGTATAATTTCCTTCTAAATCCTTACGAAAGCAAGTTTTGCAAGTGATTTGAGCAGTGTGGTTCTAACTTATCGTTCTCATATTCCTCCTTGTCGATGTGCACGGGGCGCTGGCGGCCGTGCTTGTCCTCGATGCGCTGCGCCAGCCGGTTCATGATCACGGACACGCCCTCGCGGTACTTGGGCTGCGCGCGGTACGGCGTCATGAGGCTGCATGCCTTTGCGTAGTGCCGCACCTGCCGATCATTCTACTCTCACTAAACTTATCCGGTATGCATTATTAAGTATGCGGCTACGTAAGGAAGGTCACTTTTTCCTagttacttaattacttagtgtGGCATtctacctgtccaatttctttgtccgatAATGTGTATTTGCATGTTACATTTTGCTTAGAGTGAGAGAAAGACGCACcatgcacattggaccaaggaattcgacaggtggaataccattaaccttatatacttacaagtgaATTAGTGAAATCAATAATGACTACGCATATTAACGTTTCCGGAGGTCAAAGCATATCTATTACACGAACATTCCCCATTCACAAATGACTGGAGTTCAAAAAAACATGATGGCGTGAATGAATAACCAAGGCAGCCAAGTGTTAAATTATaggtggctttccatcagagaaagTTCCTTGTGCTGTCCCTTTCCTGATGGGTTTTCTTGTGCACATGTATCACAAGGACGCTTCTCTATGGAAAGCCACAATAAATAAGTATCTTTCAATTAGCTTGGGTACGGTGACAGATGTCATCTCAACATCGTCACATTTTGCGTTTTAaggttttttattaatattgtatGGAGATAACTGCTGCCACTGTACCCAAGCTATGTGAAAATTGACGATGgaactaaattattattttttatttgaaacgCGTCGTCTTTTGTGTTAATATATAAGGTACGAGTTTCGAAAGCGATTTGTCAATTTGGGTAACTGAGCGAAATCCTACTTCCTGAGTTTTATACTCAATTATCAGGCGAGGTGTGCTGAACTAGAGACTGAGAGTCGGAGGTCGACTGCCATATCGTTCGATATCTAGTAACATACGAAATTCGTCAAAATTGTTTGCAAGGTTTGCAACTGACACTTCATTTCGAAAATAACGTCATTTCGACTGATTTTAGAATAGATAAATGAACATGGTATAATGAATAAGCATATACTTACAAGATAGTTGTATCTGTGCCAAAAGCAGGTCATGTGGTTAATGATGGTGCGCGGGTGTCCCTGCTTGGAGCACAAGGTGCATGTGTAGGAGGGCTCGTAGTGCGCCTGTTCGGGCGGGTGCTCCACCAGGTACTCCAGCCCCAGCAGCGGCGCCCTGCAACAGCACAACATCAAACCGACTGTCGAACACACCTACCCGTGCTCCGTCGGTACCCACTAGGTGCGAGGATCACCTGACCACCACCACTACTGATCGTGCAGCGAATACCAATATTCTCCTTTGTCAAATACATATAtcatatacataattatgtattaataaTAGATTCTGCCCGCGGCTTCGTCTGCGCGGAATGTTCTCTTTCAACATTTAACTActtcgagacaattctaagaaaCTGAAACACATTGAGGTtccgttgttttatcacagagtttctaTGGGTAGTGGACCACCCTGGTGGAGACCAGGATCATCATGAGATCAGCTTGaaggtaccataatattgcatcgTCAC
This region includes:
- the LOC134678530 gene encoding uncharacterized protein CG7065-like isoform X1: MDLPDCPPGAEGYQDSVTEVPKKPELDDSSCTKAEQEFQEHLNSLRISCEDGSQRCMVERRGRDVSGKWIYLCYPCAAVCSGETILQTHISGKKHKIKIAMRNVWPLSLFDEHPFIQTERGTKTEATEKVLQKMAQEVDMHNKNASEFDKKYGKYRDVTCHIQSIVDNVKAPLLGLEYLVEHPPEQAHYEPSYTCTLCSKQGHPRTIINHMTCFWHRYNYLVRHYAKACSLMTPYRAQPKYREGVSVIMNRLAQRIEDKHGRQRPVHIDKEEYENDKESIHQWIFKGFHYSETNGPTFEEVVDIGLINTLLKSDNDSKLAVRSRERDPSPPHVAAPSKPHFNAFSRSGRRQERRGASLESLSDISDEQEPRRRPEHPRARPDHPHDRDRDPPRGKYEHQRARYEPYPDKRRTSPYRSRFAIRNPPAEKPRPSDKQRAPNYAYKLKLAEDKRMIAEESAQKTLAYHEKNPEKHPLYPEEWKKFWNRRYKEIQAEGKDPSKHDFKPEWIVFWTARMKELHDAELKVVVNEIYRKLCISPPDMRPRSPELKAKSMERRRSPEARRRSPPKRRSPDPRDRDRARSPDSRRRDPHFEPRRKSPARRVSPDPRLHRRARSPVRTNFTLESVRRSRSPLSRREAELRNRSPAPPAHPHPHHAAPSMQTVTISDDELKIDDNISPWNSDDMDSIGSVPEARSPGTRAGSVASRGSRSRREFRGPLAPAAAPQDLGPPENVVVTLRLLVALEDYLGSLGPKIVDLLTEAIRMEKEKANSSEELLERESAVVLIETAKEKLKGAVQAGLVAAAAVGAVRAAIVRAAATLHVADTRAPTHNKGLKSGSSAGQAGNAAAAGAGGAGVAVAGVGSVDRAQIAQQMAAALVAQGKTDVSSEELAQLVDAVVGIAEEKKRQEQSKKRMEHKVTVAPTAKPVSGTASALQMLQSAYDENDKKAEKADAPDAMDGLSDSDLETLLKNFNELSAEEQHSLIAYLKKLEAREPQRVERLRQYVSAAASPVAAAAAAAAAAPPDEQPARAATPRPAPEPAPAPAPAVAVKPIAIDSDDDDYTVEEVFKSVTEKVKEDQIRQEMEIVKKSLEETKAETAAGEVVRAPPPDVSKNMSSAANLLALVQASIQSSAAATSTLAPSSDVVASTLQPRSFGDMPIPPVHAEPSKPQMRTVPITTLTTPPGHQLDGFNNQQQHAPFTSLQTSLAGPIHDRPNFGGNNNSHINVWDQRPMHNMPEVRGSMLRAPGYNNYGQNNPYNQQVPRGNFMNGRMQDSYDTRQDEMNQQYERAQYDQNNYGRRGGGGGRGHFGGPGGAKRGRGRGYY
- the LOC134678530 gene encoding uncharacterized protein CG7065-like isoform X2, translated to MVERRGRDVSGKWIYLCYPCAAVCSGETILQTHISGKKHKIKIAMRNVWPLSLFDEHPFIQTERGTKTEATEKVLQKMAQEVDMHNKNASEFDKKYGKYRDVTCHIQSIVDNVKAPLLGLEYLVEHPPEQAHYEPSYTCTLCSKQGHPRTIINHMTCFWHRYNYLVRHYAKACSLMTPYRAQPKYREGVSVIMNRLAQRIEDKHGRQRPVHIDKEEYENDKESIHQWIFKGFHYSETNGPTFEEVVDIGLINTLLKSDNDSKLAVRSRERDPSPPHVAAPSKPHFNAFSRSGRRQERRGASLESLSDISDEQEPRRRPEHPRARPDHPHDRDRDPPRGKYEHQRARYEPYPDKRRTSPYRSRFAIRNPPAEKPRPSDKQRAPNYAYKLKLAEDKRMIAEESAQKTLAYHEKNPEKHPLYPEEWKKFWNRRYKEIQAEGKDPSKHDFKPEWIVFWTARMKELHDAELKVVVNEIYRKLCISPPDMRPRSPELKAKSMERRRSPEARRRSPPKRRSPDPRDRDRARSPDSRRRDPHFEPRRKSPARRVSPDPRLHRRARSPVRTNFTLESVRRSRSPLSRREAELRNRSPAPPAHPHPHHAAPSMQTVTISDDELKIDDNISPWNSDDMDSIGSVPEARSPGTRAGSVASRGSRSRREFRGPLAPAAAPQDLGPPENVVVTLRLLVALEDYLGSLGPKIVDLLTEAIRMEKEKANSSEELLERESAVVLIETAKEKLKGAVQAGLVAAAAVGAVRAAIVRAAATLHVADTRAPTHNKGLKSGSSAGQAGNAAAAGAGGAGVAVAGVGSVDRAQIAQQMAAALVAQGKTDVSSEELAQLVDAVVGIAEEKKRQEQSKKRMEHKVTVAPTAKPVSGTASALQMLQSAYDENDKKAEKADAPDAMDGLSDSDLETLLKNFNELSAEEQHSLIAYLKKLEAREPQRVERLRQYVSAAASPVAAAAAAAAAAPPDEQPARAATPRPAPEPAPAPAPAVAVKPIAIDSDDDDYTVEEVFKSVTEKVKEDQIRQEMEIVKKSLEETKAETAAGEVVRAPPPDVSKNMSSAANLLALVQASIQSSAAATSTLAPSSDVVASTLQPRSFGDMPIPPVHAEPSKPQMRTVPITTLTTPPGHQLDGFNNQQQHAPFTSLQTSLAGPIHDRPNFGGNNNSHINVWDQRPMHNMPEVRGSMLRAPGYNNYGQNNPYNQQVPRGNFMNGRMQDSYDTRQDEMNQQYERAQYDQNNYGRRGGGGGRGHFGGPGGAKRGRGRGYY